Proteins found in one Aethina tumida isolate Nest 87 chromosome 1, icAetTumi1.1, whole genome shotgun sequence genomic segment:
- the LOC109599676 gene encoding malate dehydrogenase, mitochondrial, translating into MIITTTRTALRRFFGSVRLISGTAAVQKVSPSKKNEKTSVQVAVLGCSSPLGRFVTLMLKQNPLLSNLHLFGENACFLAFDLNFMDTRCKAVAYEYDDKCIGKAIRSADIILMLGECPKHPSLSISDLVMQEGDRVMSYVKACTKHAPRSVVVVAIPPVSAYTALVRAAFKKTPWYHPGRVIGSAGFAEVKANCILAQHTQIDHSLINVPIVGGPDIETAVPLFSKASPAGLPISDCCKLLSAFRGVREADFPKQMVKENYFEMSVLGEATGLNRLITRLAFGLCGDNNSCSCAFVRTNILPTCQHLVTTVQFGPTGVIHNFGIPELNKLELSLLDRAMQDIKVREQMAREFSEYVDMEGYKSDPAFAIKHQLIEDEKQKKIVRPLGHL; encoded by the exons ATGATTATCACCACCACCAGAACGG CACTTAGGCGATTTTTTGGAAGCGTGCGTTTAATATCGGGGACTGCAGCTGTGCAAAAAGTGTCGCCGTCAAAGAAAAATGAGAAAACCTCGGTGCAGGTTGCAGTCCTGGGCTGTTCATCGCCATTGGGCAGATTTGTGACGTTAATGCTGAAACAGAATCCATTACTTTCGAATCTTCATCTGTTCGGAGAGAACGCTTGCTTTCTGGCTTTCGACCTCAACTTCATGGACACGAGATGCAAAGCTGTTGCTTACGAATACGACGACAAATGTATTGGAAAAGCCATCAGA AgtgctgatataattttaatgctgGGAGAATGTCCGAAACATCCGTCGTTGTCAATAAGTGACTTGGTGATGCAAGAGGGCGACAGGGTAATGAGCTATGTGAAAGCCTGTACCAAACACGCACCCAGATCCGTGGTGGTGGTGGCCATTCCTCCCGTATCCGCGTACACGGCTCTTGTAAGGGCTGCATTCAAAAAAACACCATGGTACCATCCGGGAAGAGTGATAGGATCGGCTGGATTTGCGGAA gTAAAAGCTAATTGCATCTTAGCTCAACACACCCAAATAGATCACTCTTTGATAAACGTGCCAATAGTCGGTGGTCCAGATATAGAAACGGCGGTTCCTCTGTTCTCAAAGGCTTCCCCGGCCGGTTTACCTATCAGTGACTGCTGTAAACTGCTTTCAGCATTCAGAGGCGTTCGTGAAGCCGATTTCCCCAAGCAAATGgttaaagaaaattactttGAAATGTCAGTATTAGGAGAGGCCACAGGGCTTAACCGACTCATAACCAGGCTTGCCTTTGGTCTTTGTGGAGATAATAATTCTTGTTCTTGTGCATTTGTCAGGACTAACATTCTCCCAACTTGCCA ACATTTGGTGACAACTGTGCAGTTTGGTCCAACTGGAGTCATTCACAATTTTGGAATTCCAGAACTGAACAAGTTGGAGTTAAGTCTTCTGGACAGGGCGATGCAGGATATAAAAGTGAGGGAACAAATGGCCCGCGAATTTTCAGAATATGTTGATATGGAAGGATACAAGAGTGACCCTGCGTTTGCGATTAAACATCAACTAATAGAGGACGAAAAGCAAAAGAAAATCGTTCGTCCTCTTGGACacttataa